In Geotrypetes seraphini chromosome 4, aGeoSer1.1, whole genome shotgun sequence, a single window of DNA contains:
- the ADAMTS1 gene encoding A disintegrin and metalloproteinase with thrombospondin motifs 1 codes for MAAQIWLLLLLLGLARGFPQVELVTPLRSPGPGANFLLRGFGQTLSLRLRPDRGFLAPGLRLQLADGPRGSDLGGCFFSGTVNGDRASAAALSLCRGLRGALYLRGHEYFIEPRSPDAPAATPGTRAPLGMHILRRRKSAARCGVADRSLGEEEPESNSPPESGNRRRKRFVSSPRYVETLLVADQSMAEFHGSELKHYLLTLMSVAAKLYKHPSIRNSISLVVVKILVIYDEQKGPEVSSNAALTLRNFCNWQKQHNPLSDRHAEHYDTAILFTRQDLCGAQTCDTLGMADVGTVCDPNRSCSVIEDDGLQAAFTTAHELGHVFNMPHDESKQCGNLNGVNRDTHMMASMLSNLNRDQPWSPCSARMVTSFMDNGYGECLLDKPQEPLQLLSDLPGTLFDANKQCQFTFGDESKHCPDTASTCTTLWCTGMSGGQSVCQTKHFPWADGTSCGNGKWCINGKCLDKTDRKHYESPVHGGWGAWGAWGECSRTCGGGVQYSLRECENPVPRNGGKYCEGRRVQYRSCNIEDCLGKNGNTFREEQCAAHNDLSGSTFGKVPAVQWVPKFAGVSPKDRCKLVCRAQGTGYFFVLQPQVIDGTPCSPDSTSVCVQSQCVKAGCDRVIGSSKKFDKCGVCGGNGTTCKKMSGTLISSRPGYHDIVTIPAGATNIEVKQQHQKDSGHDSSFLAIKAADGTYILNGDYTLSTLEQDITHKGNVLRYSGASASLERIRSFTALREPLTIQVLMVGELPRLRIKYTYFVKKTDKSYLKKLPGKNKDSFNAIKETVLSEWVIHEWGECSKTCGSGWQRRSVECNDPSGLPATDCTKELKPQELQPCADFPCPQWQLGDWSPCSKTCGKGFKKRPLKCISYDGHSLPQESCEPSKKPKHSIDYCTVTNCS; via the exons ATGGCCGCCCAGATctggctactgctgctgctgctcgggCTCGCCCGCGGCTTCCCGCAGGTGGAGCTGGTGACCCCTCTGCGGAGCCCCGGGCCCGGGGCGAACTTCCTGCTGCGGGGCTTCGGGCAGACCCTGAGCCTGCGGCTGCGGCCCGACCGCGGCTTCCTGGCGCCGGGGCTCCGCCTGCAGCTCGCCGACGGCCCGCGGGGCTCCGACCTGGGCGGCTGCTTCTTCTCGGGCACGGTGAACGGCGATCGCGCCTCGGCCGCCGCTCTCAGCCTGTGCCGGGGGCTCCGCGGCGCCCTCTACCTGCGGGGCCACGAGTACTTCATCGAGCCCAGGAGCCCTGACGCGCCGGCCGCTACCCCCGGGACGCGCGCCCCGCTCGGGATGCACATCCTCCGCCGCAGGAAGAGCGCCGCCAGGTGCGGGGTCGCCGACCGGAGCCTGGGCGAGGAGGAACCGGAGAGCAATAGCCCGCCAG AGTCTGGAAATCGACGGCGAAAACGGTTTGTGTCTAGCCCTCGCTACGTGGAGACCCTCCTGGTGGCAGACCAGTCCATGGCGGAATTCCACGGCAGTGAACTGAAGCACTATCTCCTCACGCTCATGTCTGTGGCCGCCAAGCTCTACAAACACCCCAGCATCCGGAACTCTATCAGCCTGGTGGTGGTGAAGATTCTGGTCATCTATGACGAGCAGAAGGGGCCAGAGGTGTCCTCCAACGCTGCCCTGACACTGCGAAACTTCTGCAACTGGCAAAAACAGCACAACCCTTTGAGCGACCGGCATGCGGAGCACTATGACACTGCCATCCTCTTTACTAGACAG GATCTCTGTGGTGCCCAGACCTGCGATACCCTCGGCATGGCTGATGTGGGAACTGTCTGTGATCCAAATCGAAGCTGCTCTGTCATAGAAGACGACGGCTTGCAGGCTGCCTTTACCACGGCTCATGAATTAG GGCATGTGTTTAATATGCCACATGATGAATCCAAGCAGTGTGGCAATCTCAATGGCGTGAACAGAGACACCCATATGATGGCATCGATGCTTTCCAACCTCAACCGAGACCAGCCGTGGTCTCCCTGCAGTGCCCGTATGGTCACCTCTTTTATGGACAATGGTTACG GAGAGTGCTTGCTAGACAAGCCCCAGGAACCTCTTCAGCTGCTCTCCGACCTCCCTGGAACCCTGTTTGATGCCAACAAGCAGTGCCAGTTCACATTTGGAGATGAGTCCAAACACTGCCCAGATACAGCCAGCACATGTACCACCCTATGGTGTACAGGGATGTCCGGAGGGCAGTCCGTATGTCAAACCAAACACTTCCCTTGGGCAGATGGCACTAGCTGTGGAAATGGGAAATGGTGCATCAATGGCAAATGTTTGGACAAGACAGACAGGAAGCATTATGAG AGTCCTGTCCACGGAGGCTGGGGAGCGTGGGGAGCATGGGGAGAATGCTCTAGAACATGTGGCGGAGGTGTACAGTATTCCCTTAGAGAATGCGAGAACCCAGTCccgaggaatggagggaagtactGCGAAGGCAGGCGGGTGCAGTACCGCTCCTGCAACATTGAGGACTGCCTGGGGAAGAATG GTAACACATTCCGAGAAGAGCAGTGCGCGGCTCACAACGACTTATCCGGTTCCActtttggaaaagttcctgcagTACAGTGGGTTCCCAAGTTTGCTGGTGTTTCTCCAAAGGACAGATGCAAACTCGTGTGTCGTGCCCAAGGCACCGGATATTTCTTTGTTCTGCAACCTCAA GTTATTGATGGGACTCCTTGCAGCCCAGATTCTACCTCTGTCTGTGTCCAGAGTCAGTGTGTAAAAGCTGGATGTGACCGTGTCATAGGCTCCAGTAAGAAATTTGACAAGTGCGGTGTCTGTGGCGGCAACGGGACTACGTGCAAGAAGATGTCTGGCACTTTAATCAGTTCAAG ACCTGGATATCATGACATTGTCACTATTCCTGCTGGAGCAACAAATATTGAAGTGAAGCAGCAGCACCAGAAGGACTCTGGGCACGACAGCAGCTTCCTTGCCATCAAAGCTGCTGATGGCACATACATTCTGAATGGTGACTATACGCTATCTACACTGGAGCAAGACATTACCCACAAGGGCAATGTGTTGAGATATAGTGGTGCTTCTGCTAGTTTGGAACGCATTCGCAGCTTCACTGCCCTTAGAGAGCCTTTAACTATCCAGGTCCTTATGGTGGGTGAATTACCACGGCTTCGAATCAAATACACCTACTTTGTGAAGAAAACAGACAAGTCTTACTTGAAGAAGCTTCCTGGTAAAAATAAAGACTCTTTCAATGCTATCAAGGAGACTGTCTTATCTGAATGGGTCATCCACGAGTGGGGAGAATGCTCCAAAACATGTGGGTCAGGCTGGCAGAGGAGATCGGTTGAATGCAACGACCCCAGCGGGCTGCCTGCTACGGACTGCACAAAAGAGCTGAAACCACAGGAGCTTCAGCCTTGTGCAGACTTCCCGTGCCCCCAGTGGCAGCTGGGAGATTGGTCACCATGTTCTAAGACCTGTGGCAAAGGTTTCAAGAAAAGACCTTTGAAATGCATTTCGTATGATGGACATAGTCTACCACAGGAGAGCTGCGAGCCCTCAAAGAAGCCCAAACATTCCATAGATTATTGCACTGTTACAAACTGCAGTTAA